A stretch of DNA from Roseovarius sp. M141:
CTTGTCGTGCCGCAGTCGGGCAGGCTGGCGGTTTGCGGGATCACCGCGCAGGATGGCAAGGATGCGGTGCGCCGTATTCGCGACCGTGTCGGCAAGTGCTTTCAGCATTTCAACCTCTACCCGCATCTGACCGCGCTGGAGAATTGCACCCTGTCGCCGATCCATACCGCCAAAGTGCCCAGGGCCGAGGCGCGCGCGGCGGCGATGGAATACTTCGCGCGCGTCGGTATGCAGGATCAGGCCGACAAATACCCCTCCCAGCTATCGGGCGGGCAGCAACAGCGCGCTGCCATCGCGCGCAGCCTGTGCATGAAGCCCCGCATCATGCTGTTTGACGAACCGACATCGGCGCTGGACCCCGAATCCATCGGCGAGGTTCTGGACGTCATGGCCGATTTGACGGATGCGGGCATGACGATGCTTTGCGTCACCCATGAGATGGGGTTCGCCCGCAAGGTGGCGGACCGCGTCGTGTTCATGGACGCGGGCCGCATCATCGAGGTTGCCCCGCCCGAGGCATTTTTCACCACTCCGCAGCACGAGCGATCAGCCCGTTTCCTCAAGCAGGTCGCCCCCGCGTTGACGCACCCAAAGGACAGCGCATGACATATCGCGTGGCGATCATCGAGTTCATCAACGAAAGCAACACGTTCACAGTCATGCGCACAGACATGAGCGGGTTCCACGCCTCACATTACTTCAAGGGCGATGAGATCCCGGCCAATTTCCGCGGCACCGGGTCCGAAGTGGGCGGCGCCATCGACGTGGCCGAGGCACAAGGCTGGACGCCCGTCTACATCACCGCCGCCCACGCCGAACCGAACGGCATCGTCACCGAAGAGGCGCGCGCCGAGATCACCGGCGAATGCCTGCGCAGGTTGACCGAAGGCGGGCCATTTGATGGCGTATTCGTCGCCCTGCATGGCGCGATGGTGACTGAAACCGATCAGGATGGCGATTGCCAGTTCCTGCGCGAAATCCGCGCAGTCGTCGGCCCTGATATTCCGCTGGCGATCACGCTGGACCTGCACGCCAACATCTTTGATGAATTGGCTGATCTGGCCAACATCGTCGTGTCGTTCCGCACCTATCCGCATGTCGACATGCGCGACGTCGGCCATGAGGCATGCACGCTGCTGCACGGCGCAATGGTCGGCGCGATTGCGCCGCAGATTACCATTCGCCGCCCCCCGATGCTGGTGGGTTGCGACGACGGGCGCACGACCGAGGATGGCCCGATGTGCCGCCTGCTGGACAGCGCCGCACGCGAGATGGAGGCTGGCGGCATCCTGAACGTGGCGATCAACGCGGGCTTTACCGATGCCGATGTCTGGGCGACCGGGCCGTCCGTTCTGGTGACGCATGACGCGGGCGCGGGGGCGCAGGCCATCGCGGCGGCGCAGCGGATCTGCGATGAAATCTGGGGGTTTCGCGAAGAGTGGTCAAAACCGATCCCGCTGGCAGAGTGCATGGCGCGCCTCGATTTTCGCCAGTCGCCCGATCGGCCCATCGTGATCGCGGATTATTCGGACAACCCCGGCTCGGGCGCCTATAGCGACTGCACGGCGCTGATCGCGGCATTGCTGAAAGCGGGCGTGCAGAACGGCGCCGCTGGCGCGCTGTTTGATCCCGGCGCGGTTGCGCAGTTGTCACGCGCAGGCGTCGGCGCGGACGTGACCCTGTCCATCGGCGGCAAAATCGATCCCTCTGTCGGTGGCGGTCCCTTGCAGGTCACGGGCCGCGTCATGGCGATCAGCGATGGCGCCTTTACCTTCGAGGGGCCGATGTTCACCGGCCTGCCCGGATCGACCGGGGCCAGCGTTTGCCTGCGGGTGCAGGGGCTGGACATCATGATAGTGTCGGACCGGATGCAGATGCTGGATCGCAATATTTTCCGCGTCGCCGGGATCGAACCGACCGAGAAATCCATACTGGCGGTGAAATCGATGCAGCATTTCAAGGGGGCCTTCGCCGCCATCGCATCACAGGTCATCATCACCGATGCCGGCGGGCTGTGCACGCCCGATGTGACTGCGCGCGCCTATGTGCGCCTGCGCCGCCCTGTCTTTCCGCTGGATGATGTCGGCGCCTGATACCCGTGCCCCACGGAGGCACTGCTTTCAGGCAGTTACCCCCAGTTGATGGGTATCTGCCTGTGGTGATGAACCACATGCCTGACGTTGGAAAGGCACCCAACATAACACAATCCACAACCATGTACCGCAAATATGTTCTGGCCGAATGCCCCAAGGACGCGCCGAACGACGAAATCCTGAGGCTGGAGCCGTGGGTCAGATCGTCAAGATCATGGGCTGCCGCGTTCGTCGGCCCGCTGTATGGCAAAAACTCTGGCAAGCGGGTCGTCAAGCTGGGCGGCTGACCTCACGAAACCCTTGCAATTCACCAAATATCAGCCATATACCATCCATGTAGATGGAGAATATACCATGAGTAACGTAAGACACCTGCGAGACAAGACGCCAGACAGCGAGAAAATCACGATCAACCTTGGCTATGTGGATTTGGGCCGGATAGATCTGCTTGTGCAGGAGGGGTTTTACTCCAACCGCAGCGATTTCATCCGCACCGCGATCCGCAACCAGCTGGACAGCCATGTCGAGGTGGTCGCCAAATCCATCGAGCGCCACACGATGGAGCTGGGCCTGCGCGATTACACCAGCGCGGATCTGGAGGCGCTGAAGGCTGCCGGCGAGGTGCTGCATGTCAAGGTTGTGGGCCTTGCCCGGA
This window harbors:
- a CDS encoding amino acid ABC transporter ATP-binding protein, with the protein product MDGIDDGPAVLFERVNKHFGAYHALRDIDLSVAHGEKIVVCGPSGSGKSTLIRCINHLVVPQSGRLAVCGITAQDGKDAVRRIRDRVGKCFQHFNLYPHLTALENCTLSPIHTAKVPRAEARAAAMEYFARVGMQDQADKYPSQLSGGQQQRAAIARSLCMKPRIMLFDEPTSALDPESIGEVLDVMADLTDAGMTMLCVTHEMGFARKVADRVVFMDAGRIIEVAPPEAFFTTPQHERSARFLKQVAPALTHPKDSA
- a CDS encoding M81 family metallopeptidase, with the translated sequence MTYRVAIIEFINESNTFTVMRTDMSGFHASHYFKGDEIPANFRGTGSEVGGAIDVAEAQGWTPVYITAAHAEPNGIVTEEARAEITGECLRRLTEGGPFDGVFVALHGAMVTETDQDGDCQFLREIRAVVGPDIPLAITLDLHANIFDELADLANIVVSFRTYPHVDMRDVGHEACTLLHGAMVGAIAPQITIRRPPMLVGCDDGRTTEDGPMCRLLDSAAREMEAGGILNVAINAGFTDADVWATGPSVLVTHDAGAGAQAIAAAQRICDEIWGFREEWSKPIPLAECMARLDFRQSPDRPIVIADYSDNPGSGAYSDCTALIAALLKAGVQNGAAGALFDPGAVAQLSRAGVGADVTLSIGGKIDPSVGGGPLQVTGRVMAISDGAFTFEGPMFTGLPGSTGASVCLRVQGLDIMIVSDRMQMLDRNIFRVAGIEPTEKSILAVKSMQHFKGAFAAIASQVIITDAGGLCTPDVTARAYVRLRRPVFPLDDVGA
- a CDS encoding CopG family transcriptional regulator, coding for MSNVRHLRDKTPDSEKITINLGYVDLGRIDLLVQEGFYSNRSDFIRTAIRNQLDSHVEVVAKSIERHTMELGLRDYTSADLEALKAAGEVLHVKVVGLARIAADVTPELALATIGSITVLGALQASPDVKKALAGRIM